From Arctopsyche grandis isolate Sample6627 chromosome 12, ASM5162203v2, whole genome shotgun sequence, one genomic window encodes:
- the LOC143920106 gene encoding uncharacterized protein LOC143920106 encodes MATSQNDNMMQNQPTVYSHRSVNQIFKRRNSCTIKPDIQFQLVRNYQGYITMLFILRAVLNKLKFKIGVEIEGARMFDDLVFLREEGEKQISRCLQSKHTTSSTKKIDAMSLLTSEDSEFSIVKYFFCYKDMVGSNFFEGKTQEDLIVYTNCPLDLESTIGPKMITSDPLMSSDQNQNSFIPKKLIDIFQRLSNKDDILDVKKEESCRYKINTELTQILKSKANEYNLTRLARALNDWLLGNKSMQQVEYIVKPYWKFLTEEVINVDKKQLNENFLKLDKEVASNEVQLFHKKMTEEIMRKGRKFQKKDAKYKAEDLTFDNLNRKFKVIEEYPSWELPYEEFNISEVIKKEEIEAFLKLFVLATSQPNLDEIKDIIKQDILRQQQEKYGNDDFHKEDVERYVDEILRHFHSEVFKWTGGEVDRVRNKGKEIKYKTNLNSQEFLEWKAVKFDVRDPVKTFMGRDKELKTLHDRIRRGKTIDEQTNVICGLPGTGKSELVREYIKNHSGRHENKILWINGRSRDSLEKSFLRLVGKLNITTKTSDIKSEYMNKVVLGVYQVLQPSKCLFVFDDALEKEMIDPFMPKESDFKGSLPHVIITSSNSNWETSLKLELTVLTAENAVKLVENQISIKEIQNTTSIKRLVEVLEFFPLAVQQIAVYIEKKQQENSVLTIENLIEKFYEYAEEILKMELPEDENTKHSYEKSTYANFRNIIDDILKKEDIGKNTIDVLGVMSFMAKSNIEINWFSRFFLTSLDEIFQLLNDYSIIIIKSGVINVQSLVQLVTRLMMKQPNSKEAFIGKTLNYPEEQSVIESLRRKLITESLSMEEIFVDKTFKFFKKLYPEGYSMFDFETKRKLIPHLKDFISHVKEMCASSDEEILYLEKLLRMLGACYYEIKEYKEGMLVYKQLHTITEGTCGKNHVETTSILNYLALAEKKLGNYEQAKSLYEKVCKVYFKNYSNDHVKTTESITNLAIIERQLGNYEIAKQYHETCDKTYSKKKRVDPIGAATVLMNLGVAELHLGNYKEAKSSFEKVLKTFSKIYGENHVETSTVLFNLAGAERNLGNYDIAISHYSKIVTVYSEIYGENHVETATVLMNLATTQSDLGNYSDAKTNSEKVFTVYSNNYGQDHIETATALLNLTNVEINLGNFSKAKSDYDKILEVYLKVYGEDHVNTASVRMNLAIAERNLGNPNRAKFLYSQVLAVYTKKYGENHVKTATVLMNSAIAEHHMENYAAAKSDYKKVFEVYKNIYGENHMETARVLMNLANTESKLGNYAEAKSNFKKVYEVYLKSNDKDHPETSAVLLKLADAERNLHNFSMAKSYYEEVIPVLSRNYGEDHLETATALMGLATTEMKLGNHIEAKPHYERVIPEMLRNYGENHLETATAFMGLATTERKLGNDIEAKSHYEKVLEIYSTISYGEDHEETATVRMGLANAERNLGNYSIAKDHYDKVYSVRVAKYGDDHLETAAVLKNLGILEHKNKNYKTATAHYRNALNIYKAHSQHETMTQIYTDLEHIPSVFEPDVNQKKKVKMGHNLMWVMTHRPLERGAPGTLRGRGWGNGGVQREGRRERKGDDAPDGAKSQGEEDEGRKWINRPNYVRKSRDILYFTRTYGNCVVTRQTSDFD; translated from the exons ATGGCGACTTCACAAAATGACAATATGATGCAAAATCAACCAACTGTATATTCACATAG atCTGTCAACCAAATTTTTAAGAGAAGAAATTCATGTACAA taAAACCAGATATCCAATTTCAATTGGTTCGCAATTATCAAGGCTACATAACCATGTTATTCATATTGAGGGCggttttaaacaaattaaaattcaaaattggcGTCGAAATCGAAGGAGCTCGCATGTTTGACGACCTTGTCTTTTTACGCGAAGAAGGAGAAAAACAAATCAGCCGATGTTTACAGTCCAAGCATACTACGTCTTCGACGAAGAAGATCGACGCGATGAGCTTGCTGACGAGTGAGGATAGCGAATTTAgtattgtgaaatatttcttcTGTTATAAAGATATGGTAGGGAGTAATTTCTTTGAGGGAAAAACTCAAGAAGATCTAATCGTGTACACCAATTGTCCGTTAGATTTGGAGAGCACTATTGGCCCAAAAATGATCACTTCCGACCCATTAATGTCGTCGGATCAAAATCAAAACAGTTTTATACCCAaaaagttaatagatatatttcaACGCCTATCCAATAAAGATGACATTCTCGACGTAAAGAAGGAGGAATCTTGTCGTTATAAAATCAATACTGAATTAACTCAAATATTGAAATCCAAGGCCAACGAATATAATTTGACCCGACTTGCACGAGCACTGAATGATTGGTTGTTGGGAAATAAAAGCATGCAACAGGTGGAGTACATAGTAAAACCTTATTGGAAGTTTTTGACAGAAGAAGTTATAAATGTTGATAAGAAACAacttaatgaaaattttttgaAGTTGGACAAAGAAGTCGCGTCAAATGAAGTTCAGTTGTTCCACAAGAAAATGACGGAGGAAATTATGCGCAAAGGCAGAAAATTCCAAAAGAAGGACGCAAAATATAAAGCCGAGGATTTAACCTTTGataatttaaatagaaaattcaaAGTAATCGAGGAGTATCCCAGTTGGGAGTTACCATATGAAGAATTTAATATAAGTGAAGTAATTAAAAAAGAAGAAATAGaagcatttttaaaattattcgtGCTAGCCACAAGCCAGCCTAATCTCGATGAGATAAAAGATATCATTAAGCAGGATATTTTGCGACAGCAGCAAGAGAAATATGGGAATGACGACTTCCACAAAGAGGACGTTGAGAGGTACGTGGATGAAATTTTGAGACACTTTCACTCCGAAGTATTCAAATGGACGGGCGGCGAAGTGGACAGGGTTAGGAATAAAGggaaagaaataaaatacaagacCAATTTGAATAGTCAGGAGTTCTTAGAATGgaaggctgtgaaattcgacgTTCGAGATCCCGTGAAAACGTTCATGGGCAGAGACAAAGAATTGAAGACTTTGCACGATAGAATTCGCAGAGGGAAAACAATCGATGAGCAAACGAACGTGATTTGTGGACTTCCCGGAACGGGAAAGTCCGAACTGGTTCgcgaatatattaaaaaccatTCCGGCAGACATGAAAATAAAATCTTGTGGATTAACGGGAGATCTCGTGATTCCTTGGAGAAATCTTTTTTGAGGCTTGTCGGGAAGCTAAACATTACCACTAAAACGTCAGATATAAAATCGGAATACATGAACAAAGTCGTATTAGGAGTATATCAAGTGCTCCAACCAAGCAAATGCCTGTTCGTCTTTGATGATGCGCTGGAAAAAGAGATGATTGATCCATTCATGCCCAAGGAGAGTGACTTTAAAGGAAGTTTGCCCCATGTCATTATCACCTCTTCAAACTCTAATTGGGAAACTAGCTTAAAATTAGAATTGACGGTTTTAACTGCAGAAAACGCAGTGAAGCTGGTGGAGAATCAAATCAGCATCAAAGAAATACAGAATACGACGTCTATAAAACGACTTGTTGAAGTTTTAGAGTTCTTCCCGCTAGCAGTTCAACAAATAGCcgtgtacattgagaaaaaacaACAAGAAAATTCTGTTTtaacaatcgaaaatttaattgaaaaattttatgaatatgcggaggaaattttaaaaatggaattacCGGAAGACGAAAATACGAAACATTCCTACGAAAAATCAACTTATGCAAATTTTAGAAATATCATCgacgatattttaaaaaaagaagataTCGGCAAAAATACCATAGATGTATTGGGTGTAATGTCTTTTATGGCTAAAAGCAACATAGAAATAAATTGGTTCTCTCGCTTCTTCCTTACAAGTTTGGATGAAATATTTCAACTTTTAAACGACTATtccattattataattaaatctgGAGTGATTAATGTTCAAAGTTTGGTACAGTTAGTGACCAGGCTGATGATGAAGCAACCGAATTCGAAAGAAGCTTTCATTGGCAAGACATTAAATTATCCAGAAGAACAGTCAGTAATCGAAAGCTTGAGACGAAAATTAATTACGGAATCACTAAGTATGGAAGAAATTTTCGTTGACAAAACATTTAAGTTTTTCAAAAAGCTTTATCCAGAAGGATACTCCATGTTCGATTTTGAAACGAAACGCAAATTAATTCCgcatttaaaagattttatatCGCATGTCAAAGAAATGTGTGCATCTAGTGATGAAGAAATATTGTATCTTGAGAAATTATTACGGATGTTGGGTGCTtgttattatgaaataaaagaaTACAAAGAAGGAATGCTGGTTTATAAGCAATTGCATACAATAACAGAGGGAACATGTGGCAAAAACCATGTGGAAACGACATCAATACTAAATTACTTGGCCTTGGCAGAAAAAAAATTAGGCAACTACGAACAGGCAAAATCTCTTTACGAAAAGGTGTGTAAGgtgtatttcaaaaattatagcAACGACCATGTGAAGACTACGGAATCGATCACAAATTTGGCTATCATAGAAAGACAATTGGGCAATTATGAAATTGCAAAACAATATCATGAAACATGTGACAAAAcgtattcgaaaaaaaaacgtGTTGATCCCATTGGCGCGGCAACGGTATTAATGAATTTAGGTGTCGCAGAGTTACATTTAGGAAACTATAAAGAGGCAAAGTCTTCTTTTGAAAAAGTTCTTAAGACTTTTTCGAAAATATACGGAGAAAACCATGTAGAAACCTCCACAGTATTGTTCAATTTGGCTGGCGCAGAAAGAAATTTGGGCAACTACGACATCGCAATATCCCATTATAGTAAGATTGTCACGGTGTATTCGGAAATATATGGTGAAAATCACGTGGAAACGGCAACTGTGCTGATGAATTTAGCAACCACACAATCAGATTTGGGCAACTACTCCGATGCAAAAACCAATAGTGAAAAAGTTTTCACggtgtattcaaataattatggCCAAGACCACATCGAAACAGCCACAGCACTGTTGAATTTGACAAACGTTGAGATAAATTTGGGCAATTTTTCCAAAGCTAAATCTGATTATGATAAAATCTTAGaagtatatttgaaagtgtatGGCGAGGACCACGTGAATACAGCCTCAGTACGGATGAATTTAGCAATCGCCGAAAGAAATCTAGGCAACCCCAACCGTGCAAAATTTCTTTATAGCCAAGTTTTAGCAGTGTATACGAAAAAATATGGCGAAAATCATGTGAAAACGGCCACTGTCTTGATGAACTCAGCTATCGCAGAACACCATATGGAAAACTACGCTGCAGCCAAATCTGATTATAAAAAGGTGTTCGAGGTGTATAAGAATATTTATGGCGAAAACCATATGGAAACCGCTAGGGTATTGATGAACTTAGCTAACACAGAATCAAAACTGGGCAACTACGCCGAGGCGAAatccaattttaaaaaagtcTATGAGGTTTATTTGAAGTCAAATGACAAAGACCATCCGGAAACGTCAGCAGTACTGTTGAAATTGGCTGATGCAGAAAGAAATTTACACAACTTTTCCATGGCGAAATCATATTATGAAGAAGTTATTCCAGTATTATCGAGAAATTATGGCGAGGATCACTTGGAAACAGCAACGGCATTGATGGGCTTAGCTACCACGGAGATGAAATTGGGGAACCATATCGAAGCAAAACCCCATTATGAAAGAGTTATTCCAGAAATGTTGAGAAATTATGGCGAGAATCACTTGGAAACGGCAACGGCATTTATGGGCTTGGCTACCACGGAGAGGAAATTGGGGAACGACATCGAAGCGAAATCCCATTATGAAAAAGTGCTCGAGATCTATTCCACTATTTCGTATGGGGAAGATCATGAAGAAACTGCCACAGTGAGGATGGGTTTAGCCAATGCAGAGAGAAATTTGGGAAACTACTCCATCGCTAAAGACCATTATGATAAAGTCTATTCAGTACGAGTAGCAAAATACGGTGATGACCATTTGGAAACGGCCGCAGTATTAAAGAATTTGGGGATTTTGGAgcacaaaaataaaaactataaaacaGCCACAGCTCATTACAGAAATGCTTTGAATATTTACAAAGCACATTCACAACACGAGACAATGACTCAAATATATACAGACCTA GAACATATTCCTAGTGTGTTCGAACCTGATGTCAATCAAA aaaaaaaagtaaaaatgggtCACAACTTAATGTGGGTAATGACTCACCGGCCATTAGAGCGAGGTGCGCCCGGGACTCTCAGGGGAAGAGGATGGGGAAATGGGGGTGTCCAGAGAGAGGGAAGGAGAGAGAGGAAAGGAGACGATGCTCCAGACGGCGCCAAGAGTCAAGGGGAAGAGGACGAAGGGAGAAAATG GATTAATCGCCCGAACTATGTACGAA AATCACgtgacatattatatttcacacGTACCTACGGAAATTGCGTAGTTACGCGACAAACAAgcgattttgattaa